AGGCAGTATTGTGCCAGCAGCCGTGAAAAAGAAGATTTAAATGTAGTTGCAGAATATATGAGGGAAATTGCTAATTTATCAATTGAAAAAAATAAAGAGTTATTTGTCATTAACCATAGTGCAAATACTTTTGGTCTGTTTATAGGGATTTTAGCTGAAAAGCCAAATTACAATCATGTTAAAAATATATTAATTGAGATAGCAGAACCCATAAGACAAAAATACGGTTTTGACTATCAGATTTCCGTAGGTATTCATATTAAAAGCTTAAAAGAGATAAAAAAAGCCTATAATACTTCACTTAAAGCGTTAGAACGCAGTTTTTATTCGGACTTAAACAGTGTGGTATTTTATCATGCAGTTAAAGATGTTAATTTTAACTACAATTTTTTAAACAGTGAATTTATTAATTCCGTTATCCAGGCAATAGAAGAAATTGATGAAGAAAAGGTTGAAAGAATTATACAAAGAGAGTTTGCATTTTTTAAAAAGAAGTTATTAGACCCTGAAATAGTACAAATCTATGTTAATAATATTATTTACCGGAGCAATAAAATAATAGGAAAAACAGATGATGAGGAAAATTTTAAAATTGACATATCAGAATTGGAAAACAGGGAAAATTCAATCTCACAGTTAAAGAAGGCTGTTATTCACCACTGTAAGCACTGCTGCAGGGTATTAGGAAAGAAGAACAGAGAAAACCTTGATGAAAATACTTACAGAATAGAGGAATATATAAGGGAAAATTACAAAAGGCCTATTACCATAAAAGAGATGTCAAAAGAACTTTATATAAATCCTGTATATCTTGGACAGTTATTTAAAAAAACATTTGGAATGAGGTTTAGTGATTATGTACATCAGATGAGGATAGATGAAGCAAAGAGACTTTTAGAAGAGACAACAATGGAGATATCGGAAATAGCAAGGGAAGTGGGATATTCCAGTTACAATACCTTTTTAAAATACTTTGAAAAAAACACCGGGACAAAGCCTGCCGATTATAAAACCAATTCTAAAAAAGTTTAATTTTTAGGGTATACATCTTTAATTTGTGAAATCAAAAAGCCGATAAATAATTGTATAATAAAATACAAGTAGTGCACGCTTTTAAAAAAGCAGTGTACAAATTATCACTAAGGGGGAAAAGCAATGAAAAATAGCAAGAAATTGTTGATCATTTGTCTTTCTGTAGTACTTGCATTGTCCTTTGTACTTGCAGGTTGTAAGAAAGACGATCGCGGAGAACCATCTCCTACATCCAGCAACGATGGCGGAGGCAAAGAAAATCTTATGACAATAACTGCCTTTATCAGCCGTGCAGGAACTAATCCCACAAAAGACAACAGAATCTATCAAAAGATTAAAGAAGCATTTAATGTAGAATTTCAATTTGAATATGTTGTGGGAGAAATAGGAGAAAGAGTTGGAACAATGACAGCAGGTGGAGAGTACCCGGATATTATAGGTGTACAATCCAATGAAGCAAACCAGTTCATCGATGCAGGAGCATTTATTCCACTAGAGAAGTACATCAATGACAAAGAAAATTTTCCAAACCTTAACAGACACTATGGTGAATTAATCAATAGAATAAAACATGATGATGGGCACGTATACATTATGCCAAACTATGGTGTACACTACGGTGAACACCGTCAGAATGAAAACTGGGGTCCGGCATTCTGGATTCAAATTGCAGTTCTAAAAGAATTTGGTTATCCAAAAATTAAGACATTAGATGAATACTTTGATTTAATTGAAAAGTACGTAGAAAAATATCCAGAAATTGACGGTCAAAAGACAATAGGATTTATTGTATTAACAGACCGTGGAAGAGACTGGACATTGAGAAACGCTCCATCACACCTTGCAGGAGCTCCTAATGACGGTATTGTCATAGTAGACCAGGAAACTAAAGTAGCTGAAGTATATCAGCACAAAGATATTTCAAAGAGATACTTCAAAAAACTTAATGAAGCGTATAATAATGGCTTGGTGGATCCGGAAGGCTTCGTTATTGACTTTGACCAATATATACAAAAACTTGCAAGTGGAGCTGTTTTAGGTCTTTTCGACCAGCGCTGGAACTTTAATAAAGCAAACGAAGCTCTGCACCAGCAAGGAAAATACGATAGAATGTACATGCCGGTTCCGATTGTTTTTGATGAAAGCATAAGAGACTGGTATCTGACACGTCCGGAGCTTAACGTTAACAGTGGTTTTGCGATAACTACAAGTTGTAAGGATCCTGACAGAGTAATGAGACTATTTGAGGCCTTGTTGGATGAAGAGTGGCAAAAGCTTCTCCAGTGGGGTGAAGAGGGTATAGATTACCTTGTTGACGAAGACGGAATGTTCTATAGAAATGACCAAATGAGAAAAGAACAGCAAAGCCCTGACTGGAAACTTGCAAATAAAGCAGATGACTTATTTGAATTTGCACCTAAGTTAGAAGGAACATATTCTGACGGCAATGCAACATCACCTGGATTGCAGCCAATAGAATATTTTGAAGGATTGACAGAGCCTGAAAAAGAACTGCTTACAGCATACGGCGTTCAAACTCAGGGACAGTTGCACTCAACACCACCTGAAAACCCACTGTACTTCCCGGCTTGGTCAATCAATATACCAACCAACAGTGTACCGGCTACTGTCTCACAGCAGATGCAGGACTTAGCATTTGAGTATTTACCACAGATTATAATGGCTCCTACATCTGAATTTGAATCTTTGTGGGCAGATTTTGTTAAAAAACATGAAGAGTTAGATATAGAAGCATTTGAAAAACATATAAATGAAGGTATACAGAGAAGAATGACAGAATGGGCTAAGTAAATTGACATTTGGAAAAACAAATAGAGGAAGGTATCATGATACCTTCCCCTATTTGTGAAAATATAGGAAATAAAATTTTAATATATTATTTGTTATAAGGGTAGTTTAGTTTATAATTAGGAGAGTGTTTATATGCAAGATTCCAGCTTATCTACAGGTATCAGTAATACCATGGTAGTAAAGAAAAGTGCCAGGAGAAAAAAGTGGGAAAAAATAAAAAGCCAGAGACAGCTTATGCTCATGTCTGTCCCACTCCTTATATATATTATAATATTTCACTATATACCGCTGTATGGATGGCTGATGGCATTCCAAAGATACAGACCAAGCCCTACTGCTACCATATTTAATCAGGAATGGGTGGGCTTAGAGCAATTTAAATTCTTATTTAAAGGTGCC
The genomic region above belongs to Acetivibrio saccincola and contains:
- a CDS encoding response regulator transcription factor — its product is MLKVLLVDDEPLAIEGMKNNIKWEKMGYRICGEAADGEEAVSIIQNVKPDVVVTDIRMPVIDGLELISIVKKRIDSSIKFIILSGYSEFEYAKKAMEFGVRHYLLKPVFEEEMHQVLKELYTEINEEKKSQLQKTEEAHMSISSLIKKLTQKDGNYHELINIYNCAFNENPAKVWYYALLRIIPDCADRQYCASSREKEDLNVVAEYMREIANLSIEKNKELFVINHSANTFGLFIGILAEKPNYNHVKNILIEIAEPIRQKYGFDYQISVGIHIKSLKEIKKAYNTSLKALERSFYSDLNSVVFYHAVKDVNFNYNFLNSEFINSVIQAIEEIDEEKVERIIQREFAFFKKKLLDPEIVQIYVNNIIYRSNKIIGKTDDEENFKIDISELENRENSISQLKKAVIHHCKHCCRVLGKKNRENLDENTYRIEEYIRENYKRPITIKEMSKELYINPVYLGQLFKKTFGMRFSDYVHQMRIDEAKRLLEETTMEISEIAREVGYSSYNTFLKYFEKNTGTKPADYKTNSKKV
- a CDS encoding extracellular solute-binding protein translates to MKNSKKLLIICLSVVLALSFVLAGCKKDDRGEPSPTSSNDGGGKENLMTITAFISRAGTNPTKDNRIYQKIKEAFNVEFQFEYVVGEIGERVGTMTAGGEYPDIIGVQSNEANQFIDAGAFIPLEKYINDKENFPNLNRHYGELINRIKHDDGHVYIMPNYGVHYGEHRQNENWGPAFWIQIAVLKEFGYPKIKTLDEYFDLIEKYVEKYPEIDGQKTIGFIVLTDRGRDWTLRNAPSHLAGAPNDGIVIVDQETKVAEVYQHKDISKRYFKKLNEAYNNGLVDPEGFVIDFDQYIQKLASGAVLGLFDQRWNFNKANEALHQQGKYDRMYMPVPIVFDESIRDWYLTRPELNVNSGFAITTSCKDPDRVMRLFEALLDEEWQKLLQWGEEGIDYLVDEDGMFYRNDQMRKEQQSPDWKLANKADDLFEFAPKLEGTYSDGNATSPGLQPIEYFEGLTEPEKELLTAYGVQTQGQLHSTPPENPLYFPAWSINIPTNSVPATVSQQMQDLAFEYLPQIIMAPTSEFESLWADFVKKHEELDIEAFEKHINEGIQRRMTEWAK